A single region of the Salvia splendens isolate huo1 chromosome 18, SspV2, whole genome shotgun sequence genome encodes:
- the LOC121776436 gene encoding LOW QUALITY PROTEIN: growth-regulating factor 1-like (The sequence of the model RefSeq protein was modified relative to this genomic sequence to represent the inferred CDS: deleted 1 base in 1 codon), producing the protein MDFGVLSHKQNAGSLPSAEPRDEHGHESVNQRSQDCWKSHKILKPSQPDFSPKMASDAYAAFGRSNLWPPPPDDGQKMLSFSSPAPPDAAASARSIAFSICQDQANAGNGGSGLRGSFSRLKGPFTPSQWMDLEHQALIYKHIVANVPVPSNLLAPLKRSLYSYGSPASYASNFLGWGGFHLGFSGSNDPEPGRCRRTDGKKWRCSRDAVPDQKYCERHINRGRHRSRKPVEGHTGHAVSGSAASKVASVASSSSASAMSTSNVSNSLSAMQHQLNSLQPNAASADHLVSRAQDVRGLSLLPPTIGAKSKDAPYTIQKQHFPFEESSHLEFGSVSSDCLLNPSEKISYMNGSNSDSFNTKEANNSQHPVHHFIDDWPKYHQSDRASGSWPEELKSDWTQLSMSIPIAPDFSSSTGSPTHEKSTLSTLRLSHEVDPTRMSLGVSHDLGQPVEKESPWSPISWGNSMGGPLGEVLTSSTSGGAGTSFSSVNISPQLGLSPTGVLQKSTLVSLSNSSSGGSRTNAGNKALCNELPG; encoded by the exons ATGGATTTTGGGGTGCTGAGCCACAAGCAAAATGCAGGCTCTCTTCCTTCAGCCGAGCCCAGAGATGAACACGGCCATGAATCTGTGAACCAGAGATCTCAGGATTGCTGGAAATCGCACAAAATACTCAAGCCCTCTCAACCTGATTTCTCCCCCAAGATGGCCTCTGACGCTTACGCCGCTTTCGGGAGATCCAATCTCTGGCCTCCGCCGCCCGACGACGGCCAGAAGATGCTCTCCTTCTCGTCTCCGGCGCCGCCTGACGCTGCCGCCTCCGCCAGGAGCATCGCCTTCTCGATTTGCCAGGATCAGGCCAACGCTGGGAATGGAG GAAGCGGGCTGCGCGGGAGTTTTTCGAGATTGAAAGGGCCGTTTACTCCTTCACAATGGATGGATCTGGAACACCAGGCTTTGATCTACAAACACATTGTTGCTAATGTGCCTGTCCCTTCCAACTTGCTCGCCCCTCTCAAGAGATCCCTCTACTCATATGGATCGCCTGCTTCTTACGCCTCCAATTTTC TAGGGTGGGGTGGATTCCATCTAGGCTTCTCCGGCAGCAATGATCCTGAGCCGGGAAGGTGTAGGAGAACAGATGGGAAGAAATGGCGGTGCTCGAGAGATGCTGTCCCTGATCAGAAATACTGTGAAAGGCACATTAATAGGGGCCGCCACCGTTCAAGAAAGCCTGTGGAAGGCCACACTGGCCACGCTGTCTCTGGATCCGCTGCATCAAAGGTGGCATCGGTTGCTTCTTCCTCATCAGCATCGGCGATGTCCACCAGCAATGTGTCCAACAGCCTCAGTGCGATGCAACATCAACTTAATTCCTTGCAGCCCAATGCTGCTTCGGCCGACCATCTTGTTAGCAG AGCTCAAGACGTCCGGGGCCTCTCCTTGCTACCTCCAACGATTGGTGCTAAGTCTAAAGATGCCCCGTACACCATTCAAAAGCAGCACTTTCCGTTTGAAGAATCATCCCACTTGGAGTTTGGGAGCGTCTCCTCCGACTGCCTTCTCAATCCTTCAGAAAAGATATCCTACATGAATGGCAGTAACTCGGATTCTTTCAACACGAAAGAAGCAAACAACAGCCAGCATCCGGTTCACCATTTCATCGATGATTGGCCAAAGTATCATCAGTCGGATCGTGCCTCTGGCTCATGGCCGGAAGAACTGAAATCCGACTGGACCCAACTGTCAATGTCCATCCCCATTGCTCCAGATTTCTCATCTTCCACTGGCTCACCCACGCACGAGAAATCCACTCTCTCGACTCTAAGGCTCTCTCACGAGGTTGACCCTACCCGTATGAGCCTGGGAGTGAGTCACGATCTTGGCCAGCCCGTTGAAAAGGAATCACCGTGGTCTCCTATTTCTTGGGGGAACTCGATGGGAGGACCACTAGGGGAGGTGTTAACAAGCTCAACTAGTGGAGGAGCAGGCACGAGTTTCTCATCTGTG AACATTAGCCCTCAGCTGGGATTGTCCCCCACCGGTGTTCTGCAGAAATCCACCTTGGTTTCCCTCTCAAACAGCAGCTCCGGGGGAAGTCGGACCAATGCTGGCAACAAGGCTCTTTGCAACGAATTGCCCGGCTGA